Within the Stenotrophomonas sp. 610A2 genome, the region AAACCGAGGCCACGGATCTCACCGGCCCACGCGGAAGCGCTGGCCAGGCAGAGGCCGGCGACGGCGACAGACAATGCAAACAGGCGGTTTCCCGTAGTCATGGGCGGATTCAATCACCGGATTTCGGTAATTGCAACATTTTTTCCCTTAATAATCCGCAACCTGCCGTAACTTCCTGTTGTTACAGGGCAGGAAGCCCCTGCAAGTGACCCGTTTTGCGCAGCCGCTGCAACCAGTCCTCACCCGTCGGGCTATGTGCCTGCAGGCTTGCCCGGCGGCCGTGGCCGTCGATTTCCAGCGCCACCACCAGGTCCAACGGCGGCAGGCCGCCAGCCCCGCGCTCGGGCCATTCGATCAGCCAGAGGTCGGCACTGGCGTCATCCAGGCCGAGGAAGTCCAGCTCGCCGGCATTGCCGATCCGGTACAGATCCAGATGCCAGGCTTCGCCGGTATCCAGCGGGTAGCGCTCGATCAAGGTGTAGGTGGGGCTGCGGATGGGCCCCTGCACGCCCAGCGCGCGCAACAGGGCGCGGGCCAGGGTGGACTTCCCGGCGCCCAGGTCACCTTGCAGATGAACCACCGCCTGCGCGGGCCGGGTCTGTGCCAAGGCCTGACCCAGCAGGTCGGTGCTCTCGGCTTGGGGCAATGACAATTCGATCATGGGACACATTATGGATTGGCAAGGGTACGCAGGTGCGGCAATAGATCGCGCGGCAACAGCCCGCGCTCACCTTCGGCGGCCGCCGCATCGCCGGCCAGGCTGTGCAGCAAGGCACCGGTACTGGCGGCATCAA harbors:
- the tsaE gene encoding tRNA (adenosine(37)-N6)-threonylcarbamoyltransferase complex ATPase subunit type 1 TsaE; translated protein: MIELSLPQAESTDLLGQALAQTRPAQAVVHLQGDLGAGKSTLARALLRALGVQGPIRSPTYTLIERYPLDTGEAWHLDLYRIGNAGELDFLGLDDASADLWLIEWPERGAGGLPPLDLVVALEIDGHGRRASLQAHSPTGEDWLQRLRKTGHLQGLPAL